The window CCTACCAACACAATCAGCCGCTAAACAACCTTCAAACTTAAATTGCCTCCTAatcatttcaatttttgttttattgacAAGTGTTTCCATAAGGAACACCAATTTAGGGTTGTGGGCTTTAATTAACTCACCCAGTGCACGAACTGCCCTTGGGTTCCCCAAGCCCCGGCAGTTCCAACTCAAGCAATTCATAATGCTCGGTGAGCCTGCTCTGCAGGCCTCACCGGTTCTGTGACAGAGGGGCTTGAAAGATCCGTATTACCACCAGAAACTTCCAGCACCATATTGATTGAATTCATCCCTTCATGTGAGCTCTCAACTCCTTTGCTACGCATAATAGCATCATCTCGTCTCCTTTTCTTCTGTTCCACTAAATCCATCCCCTCCTCTTCCCCAAGATCCATAGACACATTAGTTGGTTCAGACTCATTTTGTCGATCACCCCCAACAGAAGATGAATTTTCCTTCCCAGATTTCATTCTTAAAGTTGCTCTCATTATACAATCAGATTGTAGTTTACCTCCTAACACAAACCTTCGATTATCCGCACTTATACTAGGACCCGACCCTGCACTAGATTCTCTGAGCCATCGGGCTCCAATCtgttctcctcctcttctcataGGAGCCCTTAACCATTCACCCCATTCCTGCTTGATTGGAAGATTAGTAGTAGTGAATAAAGAATTACAAAATCTTTCAGAATGTCCAAGAATACCACAGATATAACAGAAGATACTCAATCTTTCATATTTAAAATGAATATATGACCATTCCTGTTGAGCTTTTCTAATTCGTTTACATCGCTTAAGTGGTTGAGTAACATCCACCTTAACACGGATTCTCAAAAAGGTACGCCTTACCCCTAACTCTTCTGAATTATCATACTCTTGAAATATTCCTATATAATCTCCAATCTGCTTCCTAATACTCTCTGAAAATGCCCCTGAAGGTAGATCATATACTTGTATCCAAAAAGCTACAAATTGCAAAGGAATATCCTTTGGTAATACACCATCAGGCCATTCACTCCAAACTAACAGATAATTGTCGAAGGACCAAGGGCCCCCCGCAACAACCCTATCCCGATCAATTATATGAAAAAACTCAAATTCATAGAGATTAGACCTTAATTCAGTAATGCCAATACCCTTCCCAGGTCTCCACAAACTTGCTAACCGATTTTTCATAGCATAGAAATTAATTGGTTTATCAGAAGCAAACCTGCCTATCATAGAAAGATTTCGGGTTTTGATCTCTGCCGGCCTGATTCGATAAGAGAAATCAAGGGCGTTTTCTTCTTCCTCGGTGATTAACAACCCATCCATCGTCGATTCCATATCACAGCAGCAACAGTTGAAATTTAGAGCAAAGAACCCACAGACAAAAACGTCTTAGGGTTAAGGAGAAAATAACAAGAACCGCCGGGCAAAGATTGCcgaagaaaagcaaagaaattAACAAACTCTCACAACCGGAGAGACAAAAACGAAACTCTCACTCCAGGAGAGACTAATATGATATATTTCCTCTTTTATTGGAATCCATGATTCTCTCATTTCCTCACCTCAATCAATTTCATttctattaatttattaatttaattaaaaaattaatcccATTTTAGTTTATaacgattttttttataaaaaatgttCCATTTTAGTTTTATAAAGTACatccatgattttttttttttttgataaagaaTATCCtccatatttttatttctattttggtAAGCAGATCAGCACGATGTTAtagtatattatattttatatattaatgtatttatattatACCAATGTTGaatgttgttttgttttgaatTTATGATACCATTTTTTTATTTACAGTAATAATAAAAACACTTAGCAATAAaaagttattaaatttattttaacatATTAGATTTTTATACTAATAGTAATagataatttaatattttttatattttttttatattatataataaatataatattttattatattttttttaattgatgttataatgataaaaattatttattaattttttttttatttaaactcAGGTCAAtctacaaaatttatttttatagttttctctaataaataaataaaaaaagaccTCGAAAATGAAAACCTCGTGATGGACCACGTTCTGCCACGGTGCAACCGTCGTAACacgtttgtttgtttgtttttggtacaaaataaaatatgggtattgctatttaccgcccTTAAATTCCTTACTACCGCCATCTTTTGACAATTTTAGCCTTTGCATAATTTTTGATtcaaaatttgagaaaaaaaatttgagagaaaaatttaaaatttggcctaaacggatgcggcatccgttcggcCCATGGTAGGGGCGGACGCGACACTCCGACCGACCCATGGCAAGAACGGATGGCGCatccgcccccaccatgggccgGGCGGATGCGCCATCCGTTCTCACCATTGGTGGGGCGGAGTGCCACGTCCGTCCCCACCATGGgccgaacggatgccgcatccgtttaggccaaattttgaatgtgcaaaatcgtaaaatttttagtgacgaaaaatactaaatcgttcaattttttatgacgaacctaattttttgtgacaaaaaatacaaaatcgtcatgaaaaatatgtattattttcatgagttctttgataaaaaaaacataaattttaatgtttccgactcgtaatcgtcCATTTTCGTGGTTCAGGTTgttacacatcaattattttcataatttcaattattgttttttgggtttatgattttggagagagaatttttagtttttgatcaaaattatgagaagggcaaaaaagtccaaatgaagGCGGTGATAGTAATTTGAGTGCGGTATTTAGCTGCTCACATAAAATATAGTAGTTAACCAAGTTCTCcacttaataataatatcacaaTAATACTTTGTATGTAGACAGCTTTGCCCTTTTCATTGATAGGAATCAAGCGTATAACTCCTAAAGTTATCATAGAAAGTAGGACAGCAAATTTATCTTCTTTTCACAACCGCGGCAATGGAACAACTCTGATAAATCAAAACCTCTTCTCCCTGCATTAAACTGTTTCCTGAAGTCTTCGATTGCTCTCTGATTATTCACAATGGCGGTTAGTAAGAATTCCTTTTTCCCTCTCTTTTGcagatttgatatatttttttcttttgcaacTGTTACCATGTTTTTATCACCCAGAAATTGTGCTTGATTAGTGTAACAGTTGTTCATAGAATTAAGAAATTCAAATAATCGGAAGGTATGTAAATGGAAAATACATGCtcgatattttattatttttggaatCTTTTCAGGGTAGAATCCCGATATCAAATCTGATGCTAATAGATGTATAGTATCCTTTTGACGCTGCTACCGGATGGtattgaaattgattttttggTGTGATTTTTGTGAATTATTGTTAGTTAGGTATGAAGGTTCAGTGATCAGGAAGCATGCCTTAATGCGTTGTAGAAGTAGAGTAATTAACATTTGGGATGTTTGTATGTACTTTGAAGATTTGACATGATACGGCTAATAGAAGCATATATGATTTTTTGatcttatatataatttttcttgAAAGTACGCCTCTGTCTGTGAGtgtattcttttttctttttcttagatGAATCAAGCAGCACATTTCTTAAGATTTTgaactagtttttttttaaacaggAGATAGTTTTTTTAGCTGGAGAATATCAATTTATTTACACATGTTAATTATACATTCTCATAGAATTTCTAAATAATTGAAGAATCAAATCAAGGCTTCCATATGAAGCTAGAATCCCCTGTATTCCTGTGCATATATGGAGTCATGATTTGCAGCCAGAAATAATTTTGAACTGAGTGGGCATTTGAAATGAACATTCTGTTTGTCGTTTATTATATTTCACTTGAAACGCAAATTAAAAGGCACCTTTCCAGTTGACATTGGTCATTTGAAATGAACATTTTGTTTGAATGCTTATTTGTTGTCATGGTAAAACTTGTGGTCTAATTATTCTGAAATAATTACATTGTAGCTCCTTTTACCTTTGATTTCCTTATATACTTTATATtatgctaaattgatatttttactcgtttttttacttattttctGTCTGTCATAACAGCTAAGAACTGTGAAAGTCAGCAATGTTTCCTTAGGTGCAACCGAACAAGACATAAAGgagttcttttctttttctggtGGAATTGATTATGTTGAATTGCAGGGGTTAGTTTCAGTTATTTCACACTGTCTTTTTACTCTTTGTGCATGGACTGGCTGCTTAGCTGATGTAAAGAAAGTTTGTGATGGTAACTATTGTATCATATtagcctctttcttttctttcagtGTTAACGAGCGATCTCAAATAGCATATGTCACCTTCAAGGATTCCCAAGGAACAGAGACTGCAGTTCTTCTTTCGGTGCATTAACATCTCAAAACCTTCCagctttttaaaaatatattaattaactgTTCCATCATGCAAACTAATATGTGCTTATGGTAAAGTAATAGTTGCTAGATCCTTCTCTTCCCCCAATATTATTATGAATTGAATGTCATGTCTTTGACAATCCAACCTTTATTCTCATCATTTCCTTGAAGTGCTTTCTTAAATTTCATGGCTGAAATTCTGTTGATGACTGACATTGATGCACTCTAATGTTTCGTGAAATAGTTTATTAGTAGTAGTGAGAGGGTTTTATAAATATCTGTAAGTTGCACCAGTTAGATCTGATTTAGAAAATGTGTTTATCTTGAAGGTGATTTAGTATGCGTTGTAATATACCGTAGCCCTTGTcgaatattaatatgaagtggacatttaactatcagcttgagctgtgtcagatattaatatgaagtggacctttaactattagctcgagcttttagttaaaggtccacttcatattaacaTCTGACAGCCCTGACTCTATTCTAATTTGTATAAGCTTATTTGAATGAGTCTTGATTTGCTCTATCTATTGCtaaatactccctccattccaaaatataagtcattctaggttgtttcacacaaattaagaaatataatcaATATAGAgtgaaattaatgaatttacattggttaactaaaaCAAATTTCTCTCTCGTGTAATGGTTGATGAATAAGTCTtgtaattttgaaaaacacatggATCAAGACAAAAAATTTAATGCTTGGACcagaaaactaaactaaaagttcttggaaaactagaaagacatatatatattttggaaaaaaactcaattactagaatgacttataaaaaGGAACAGAGGGAGTATGTTTTTTGTTGCATTTTCTGTTGAAATAGTAGTTTTTTTGGAATCCTGTTGAGATACCTGGTAGGGATATAAATTTGGCCTGAATGTGGATTGCCTTGTGAATCGTGCTCTAGAGCTGGTAGGATTAATTATTACCACTTTTGTTAACCATATGTAATTCCTTGTCAGTGACTGCTGCTAACTTGTAtcaattttagtttaaatttGCACTCTTTTGAAATGAAGCTTTTTGCTTGGTTTAACTTTATCCCTTTCATCATTTGTTGATTATTCAAAGTTTTGGTACAATGTGAAAAATCTACTAATTCTGTtctattattgttttgtttcatcttctctatatctttcctccttttctttcttcaagTCGGTTTTACCATTTCATGCTTATCAGCAGTCTCCTTATGTAACTTGTTCTTGCAAAACAAATGCCATGGACTTCCTATTGTATGTGATAATCTGCTTGGTGTTGTTCAGGGGGCAACAATAGTTGATCAGTCGGTTACCATTGAACTTGCTTCAGATTATAAGCTGCCAGCTGCTGCTTCCGTCCCAACCACTGTAATACCATTGATCAAGCCATTAGGAACATTATGCATTTATTGAGTTAATACTCTCTAATGTTGACTTGTAAAACGATATATCTAATGTTACAGGTTGGAGCTAACACAAGCGCCCCTGGTAGTGAATCTGCTATCCAAAAGGCTGAGGATATTGTAAGCAGCATGCTTGCCAAAGGCTTCATTCTTGGAAAAGATGCAGTCAACAAAGCAAAGTCATTTGACGAGAAGCACCAGTTCTCTTCAGCTGCCACCTCTAAAGTTACATCTCTGGATCAAAAAATTGGATTGAGTGAGAAAATCACTGCTGGTACAAGCATTGTCAGTGAAAAAGTGAAggaagttgatgagaagtttcGCGTTTCTGAGACGACCAAGTCTGCCTTTGCAGCTGCTGAGCAGACAGTTAGCAATGCTGGATCCACTATAATGAAGAACCGTTATGTATTAACAGGAGCAACATGGGTTACTGGTGCATTCAGCAGAGTTGCTAAAGCAGCTGGGGAAGTTGGACAGAAAACAAAAGAGAAGGTTCAGGCGGAGGAGGAACAAGGTCATATAGCAGAAGGATATACCCAAATTCATGAGTCTGACTCTCCGAATATGAGTGAGAAAATGTCCAAAAGATCACTCTAATGCAGTTTGGTGCTTTGATTTCCCCAAGGTTATGTAGATATTTCTTTTTAGGGACTTTGGATTGTTCGAGTGGGAAGTAGATGGTGCAGGATATTGTCAAATTTGCGATGCATACAAATTTGCAGTTGTTCTCATGTATTTTTAATTACCTAAAAGCAGTGTGCCTTTGGAAAGTAATTTTATATGAATATAATTCAATtgccttttctttcttttttgaaCCCTCCAAAACTATCCATTTTGTCAtttaggccttgtttgataactaaAAAAAGCACTTAAAGTAATATATTaagcacttaaattaaataagtgtgtttgataaccACTTTTTGTTAATCACTTAAATTACCCAATTAAGTTAAAATACATTTAAAATGataagttaaatttttttacttaaaatatcCACTTAACACGCTCAACAcaacattttaattatttttaattctaTGGACTATTATACCCCTAAATTTAAGGGCAAATCAACGTCTtctctgaattttttttttgtgcctttgttttattagtttagtttgATCTTTTGAGTTAGGCtatggttattttgtttttgacaaagtaagtcttactttgtttttaccaccattgatgaacttactttgttaaagtctatcatcatctaatggtgaaaaaaataaagtaaactttactttgtcaaaaacaaagtaaccatagaaagcACCTGATATTTTATATGGATTCTTTGATATAATAAGCAGCCATGATGTTGTTTTCTTTAAGGAAAAAACCATGATGTATTAGTTCCATTtgaaaatttataatatttgtacaatgtccattttatttatttgttttctttATATTAGTTGAATtaatataaaaagataaaaattaataaaaaaatataaaagggtaaaattgttcaatttatTGTTTTGTATTTTCTCGTATTGTAGTTATCAAATAGATTAATTAcattcagcacttaattttcgaTAAAAACCAAACAGTTTTATAGCTTAATATTTTCAgcatttataatattcagcacttaaaatccagcacttaatttttcagtacttaattttaagttttatcaaacagcaccttagTCTCCCGAATTTAAATTGAGGGACAATCCATTAGCCATTCCAATTATTTAAAAGTGATATAACACGTCTCTTATTTTCCTCAATCGGAGAAGATGTTGATCTGTGAACACCACTTGCCTTTCAGTTGATTTCCAAATGCAATGTGCCTTTTTCTGTTAGATATGCTTTAAGAAGGGTAAATGTATTTGAAGGAAAAAACCATATTGCATATGAGAAGTCAATCAAAAGATGAATTGAAGAAAAATAAGGAAGAGTTATGCCATTTTCAAAGAGTTTTAGTGGCTAATGGATTGTTCGGGGGCAAAGTGATCAAAATGGACAGTTTTAGTGGTTCTATAcggtttatgttttttttttctttcttaatttcTTGTGTTTGGAATTAAAAAAGAGAGTAGAAATTAGTGAAATAGGCAAGAGTTAGAATCTAATTAGTTGATTATCAATGGTATTTATAGTAAATTTTAATAGAGTTtagcattaaattaaattttatatttatcatgtgTGACTAGTAGTCTATCatgataaaataatttataattatttccATAGTGAAATAGGCAAGAATTGGAATCTAATTGTAACCCGAAGAAAAAGTAATGAATTTGATGTTGACaaggaaataaaatattttggtgtcttaaaaacaaaacatcaaagaagaaaggaagggCATATGCAATGCAATTTCAGTCATTGTTGGTTATACGATCCAACAAAAACTTTCTTCCTATTATTTTATCCATGCAGCGTAGCGTAGCACTCTTCCTATTTTAAAACCTTGGTAACAAGCACAAGCTGAAGCTCAGGCTCGTAGAAATAGCGGAATCCCATCCCTTGAAATTTATTGCGAAGGTTAATGTCTAGACTCTCCATGCATACAAACTCACTTCTAAAAGACAAATTCTGCATTTGCTCCTTAGATATTTGAAtgcaatgttttaaaaatactTTTTACAGGGAATTataagggataattactaatctgacccaatcaaggaccccaatttatatatctaacccaccttgcctccaagttaccaaattagacactttcacccattttggacaaaactacccttatttgtatataacaaccatctcctctttctctttcatttattttcacATTCTCACAACAAAATTCATCAACTCAACCCAAGATCTAAGCACATCCATACTCCATTCAAGTTCATGTAAGtatcatttcttcatttttcatacACATTACTAGAAATACACAGTTGGTATTCCAATGCATTTACTTGAATCTTGACATTTTCCGATTCCGCCATTGTCGCCCGATGTGTCGCATTCTGGTGCTCAAATGCGACACAGagaatcaaatgcgacaattatagcttgtcgcattcaGAGCCATGTCGCATTTGCGGTCGCATTTGATGTAGCATGTCGCATTTTGATATAGCATGTCACATTTGCAGTTGCATTTGATATAGCATGTCGCATTAGATGTCGCATTTGAGTCGCATTTTGATATaacttgtcgcatttgagtcgcatttacatatgaattggctttattatgttttgatcACGTGTCCATTTTACTAAATGTAGAAGTATGTCAACCAAAGAGAGGTGTACGTGTTTTTTTGTCTTGAAACGGACTGTGGAGCACAGAGGGAACTATGATGACATACGTGGGTGGTAAAGCGAAGTTGTTGGTTTTGCCAACAGAGATTGACTTGCAAAAGTTGAAAGAGAAAGTTTATGGTGCACTTCGCGTTAATTCAACCTCGTATGATCTCCAAATGTCCATGCAGGCGACATATGGTCCAAATAAACTGCGTGGTGGGATAGCACATATTGATGACGATGAAGATGTCATGGGATTCATAGAGTATTGCCGAATGAATCCGACCGATTTGATTCCACTGTATGTTACTCTAAACATGCGAACAACAGAAGCTTCAGCATTGCGACCTAACAAGGATGGACATGTTGGTCAAAGCAAACCAACGGAAGTAGTAAGTAATGATCCCACCATCGAAATGGATGCTCCTATACACGGTAAGGATGATAACGATGGTGGAAATGGTATCAATTATCAGAACTACAATAATGATGATTATCTGAATAATGATAATCATGCTCATTATGATGAGCATTATGATAATGATTATTGTTACGATAATGGTGACAATGTGGAAAATGAAGATATCACTCGGAATGAAATTCCTGTTAAAAGTGTTCATGAAACAGCTAAGCAATCTGAATGCGTCCAACGTATCCCATATGAGGATGGTGATGAAGATAGAATGAAAAGGATGACTGATCCATTTCGATGGTGTCCAAAGCCATGTGCTGCGCCCGTGAATATGATTGCACCTAAGCAATCAAACGGAGGGACTACTTTGAGGGTCaatgatatattttcaaacaaagttGAATTGCAAGATTCACTTGGAAAATATGCAATTGAAAATTCGTTTGAATGGAAGGTTTACAAATCAAACAAGTCTTTGTTTGAAGTGAAATGTAAAGATGTGGACAAATGTAAATGGAGGGCTAGAGGGATCGTCATTCCAGGTTCCAATTTGTTCAGGCTTTCAAGAATGGATGGTATGAACATACACAATTGTAGGAGAGATCAGATATGTCCGCACCAtaggcaagcggggaaacgTGTTGCAGGGATACTACTCCGAAATAGGTTTGATTTGGAAAATCGGGTGCATCGACCAAAGGATATTATTTTCGATTTTGAACGAGATTTTTCCGTTAATCTCTCTtatatgcaagcttggagagcaagacACTGGGCATTGGAAGCTCAGAGTGGTTCGCCGGAGGAATCGTTTATGTTGTTACAGGACTACTATGAGATGTTGAAGAGTACAAACCCGGGAACCGTGACACATATCGAGACAGATGATGATgatcaatttagatttttctttaTGGCTATTGGTGCTTCATTGAGAGGTTTTAAACAACATATTCGACCTGTCTTAGCCGTTGATGGAACttttctaaaaggtaaatatcccGGCATATTATACATTGCAGTTGCCATTGATGGGAACAAACAAATCTTTCCTATTGCATTTGGAGTTGACCCGAAAGAAAGTAATGAATCGTGGCTTTGGTTTATGACTAAATTGAAAGAGTGTATGCACGATGTTGAAGATCTAGCCATTATATCAGATCGAAATCAGAGCATTATACATGCAgttaatttggtttttcctaATGCTGTACATGGGGCATGCGCTCGTCATCTGCAACAAAATGTGAAGGATAAATTTCGTGGAATTCTTAAGATAGATGAGGCGTTTTG is drawn from Euphorbia lathyris chromosome 9, ddEupLath1.1, whole genome shotgun sequence and contains these coding sequences:
- the LOC136206373 gene encoding binding partner of ACD11 1, which gives rise to MALRTVKVSNVSLGATEQDIKEFFSFSGGIDYVELQGVNERSQIAYVTFKDSQGTETAVLLSGATIVDQSVTIELASDYKLPAAASVPTTVGANTSAPGSESAIQKAEDIVSSMLAKGFILGKDAVNKAKSFDEKHQFSSAATSKVTSLDQKIGLSEKITAGTSIVSEKVKEVDEKFRVSETTKSAFAAAEQTVSNAGSTIMKNRYVLTGATWVTGAFSRVAKAAGEVGQKTKEKVQAEEEQGHIAEGYTQIHESDSPNMSEKMSKRSL